In a single window of the Lactococcus garvieae subsp. garvieae genome:
- a CDS encoding plasmid mobilization protein, giving the protein MDQKEVSQNQTKYIQFRLSEEQYNKLKISGETYGLSPNLYAKKLAQKSHLKKPYLEYDQAKSLLLELSKQGTNLNQIAKKLNQFDRMDNQDKELIEALRYTYGVLAQAQKGYKELWQQLQK; this is encoded by the coding sequence ATGGATCAGAAAGAAGTATCACAAAATCAAACAAAGTACATTCAATTTCGATTATCTGAAGAACAATACAATAAGCTGAAAATTTCAGGAGAAACATATGGACTCTCTCCGAATCTTTATGCGAAAAAATTAGCACAAAAATCTCATTTAAAAAAACCTTATCTCGAATATGACCAAGCGAAATCTTTATTATTAGAACTCTCAAAACAAGGAACCAATTTAAATCAAATCGCCAAGAAACTCAATCAATTCGATCGGATGGACAACCAAGATAAAGAGCTGATCGAGGCTTTACGCTATACATACGGAGTACTCGCTCAAGCTCAAAAGGGGTATAAAGAGTTATGGCAACAATTGCAAAAATAA